From the genome of Carassius gibelio isolate Cgi1373 ecotype wild population from Czech Republic chromosome A16, carGib1.2-hapl.c, whole genome shotgun sequence, one region includes:
- the LOC128031232 gene encoding tumor necrosis factor receptor superfamily member 16 produces MKRATAALQLCLCILAVKVTFGKVCTSEQFTETGECCSMCPAGTGLAKSCGQEDTKCQPCQDGVSFSDSETLSACRPCVRCPAGIPELARCTPTQDTQCDCGDGFFLWRDVNGTSGLCAACGMCEHGSGVVRACGPLGNTVCERCKPGTYSKKRSGRKLCVPCSRCSDDDEVEIRPCQPDSDTICMVKDLNVLVPPSGSEHPRWPTLNEETESSPSPGSESPRLTPQDQGANNNNNILVYVSVLAAVVLGLLLYVAYKCWKSCQQKQALMKARVGELNNVGEGEKLHSDSGVFLDSHSLQESQPSKGSKRDSKQDTRLYVNLPPHRKDAVEGLLTEGDNRSWRQLAVALGYEQDRVDVFGRGQDPIHTLLTDWAQKEGSTLGLLCSALTRIERPDIISALTAPSQGVSVV; encoded by the exons GTGACATTTGGTAAGGTCTGCACCAGCGAGCAGTTTACAGAAACAGGAGAATGCTGCAGCATGTGTCCTGCGGGCACTGGTTTGGCAAAGAGCTGTGGTCAGGAAGACACCAAGTGTCAGCCGTGTCAGGATG GTGTGTCGTTCTCAGACTCGGAGACTCTTTCAGCTTGTCGTCCTTGCGTCCGCTGCCCCGCCGGGATTCCTGAACTGGCACGCTGCACGCCCACGCAGGACACCCAGTGTGACTGCGGTGACGGTTTCTTCCTGTGGCGGGATGTTAACGGTACAAGTGGGCTGTGTGCGGCCTGTGGCATGTGTGAACATGGAAGCGGAGTGGTTCGGGCTTGTGGGCCGCTGGGAAACACCGTATGTGAGCGGTGCAAACCAGGGACTTACTCAAAGAAGAGGAGTGGAAGGAAACTCTGTGTGCCCTGCTCGCGCTGTAGTGATGACGACGAGGTGGAGATCAGACCCTGCCAGCCGGACTCTGACACCATCTGCATGG TAAAAGACCTCAATGTCCTGGTCCCCCCATCTGGTTCTGAACACCCCCGATGGCCGACTCTGAATGAGGAAACCGAAAGCAGTCCATCACCAGGGTCTGAATCCCCCCGACTCACTCCACAGGACCAAGGggctaacaacaacaacaacatccttGTCTACGTGTCTGTACTGGCTGCCGTGGTGCTCGGCCTCCTGCTCTACGTCGCCTACAAATG CTGGAAGTCATGTCAGCAGAAGCAGGCTCTTATGAAAGCACGGGTTGGCGAGCTGAATAATGTCGGGGAAGGAGAGAAATTACACAGCGACAGTGGCGTGTTCCTGGACTCTCACAGCCTTCAGGAAAGCCAGCCTAGCAAAG GCAGTAAACGAGACAGCAAACAGGACACACGGCTTTATGTGAACCTGCCGCCCCACAGGAAGGATGCGGTAGAGGGGCTTCTCACAGAGGGGGACAATCGAAGCTGGAGACAGCTAGCAGTCGCTCTCGGTTATGAACAGGACCGCGTGGACGTCTTTGGACGGGGCCAGGACCCTATCCACACCCTCTTAACTGATTGGGCCCAAAAGGAAGGCTCCACACTGGGCCTGCTCTGCTCCGCTCTCACACGCATTGAACGGCCGGACATCATCAGCGCCCTCACCGCCCCGTCTCAAGGAGTGTCAGTGGTCTGA